TGGGCAGAGGCAGCGTCTCGCTGGATCATCGAAGATGACTACGACAGCGAGTTCCGCTACCTGGGCCGGCCCTTGCCGGCCTTGAAAAGCCTCGACCGGCATGATCGCGTGCTCTATTGCGGCACCTTCAGCAAGGTGATGTTCCCCGGTCTTCGGCTGGCATACACCGTGGTGCCCGAGCGCGCCGTCGAGCGGGTTGAACGGGTGGCGTGCAGCATGAATACCGGCGCGCCCACGCTGTTTCAGGCGGCGTTGGCGGATTTCATTGAACAGGGGCATTTTGCGCGGCATGTGAAACGGATGCGCACGCTATATGGACAGCGGCGCGTGTTGATTGCGCAAGCGCTGAAGCAGGCGTTTGGAGACCGGTTGACCGTCGAATTGCCACCCGGCGGAATCCAGTTCGCGGTGCAATTCGCCGAATCCGCCGACGGTCCGGTCGACGATGTCGTAGTCGCCGCGCGCGCCCGTCAGGCGGGGCTGGCGGTACTGCCGCTTTCGAACTGGTATGCCCACGGCCGTATGAGCGACACGCCGCGTGGCCTGGTGCTGGGTTTCGCGAACATCGCCGATACAGACGAAGCGAACCGTCTCGCGCGTACGCTGCGGGCATGCCTGGATGGCTGACGCGCGACGCGCGCAGCCAGCGCCGCCACAGTACCGCCACCGACCTCAATGGAGACTCGCCCCCGACGTAGCGGCCGCTATCGTGTGTAAAGCGGCCTCTGCCTGCCGGTGCGGACGGCTTTTGCGTTCATGCAGTGGCCTCGCCCATCAGTCGTCCACGCATCATCCATAGGTTGCTCAGGGGCGAACAGCGTATGCAACTGCTGCGTGTTCCTCATCGGCCGCGATGGCATCTTTAGATGCCACCGTGCGCCGCGATGAACATGGCGACCGCCGACCGGCAATAGGATTCGATTTCGTTGTCGTCCGCTGCTCTCGTCTCGTCGAAGCGCACGATAAGCAGGAGATCGGATCCTTTGAAAAGCGCGGCAAACAAGCGGGCGGACTGGCGCCCATCGGGTACGTTCAGAATCGCTTTCGCGTGCAACCGACGCAACACCGCCTCGATTTGGGCGATGACATGGGCGGGCCCTGCTTCGTAATGGAGCTTGCTTAACGACTTCTGGTTCGTCTTGTCGGCCAAAACCATGGCTTCGACACTGCGGACGTCCGGGCTCAACAGCGTGCGAAGCAGAGATGACCCCACCGCCATGAGCTGGTCTTCGGCCGACCCGTCGACGCCTTCAAAAAGAGCCTGCGGTGCAAACTGCTCGCAGCGGGACGTCATGGCCGCGCTGAACAGCGCCTCCTTGTTCTCGAAGTGCCGATAAATGCTTAGCTTGGATATCTTCGCCCGCTGGGCGACCTTGTCCATGGTCGTCGCTTGAAAACCCAGTTCCACGAAGAGTTCGCAGGCGGTGTCGACTATCGTTTGGCGAAGCGCCTCGTTGGCGGGCCGACCGCGCCGGCTCTGGCTGTTTTCGGTCACGTCAATTCCAGTACTTGACAGTATTCAAATTATTGTACTACGATACCGCGGAGTATCGTAAATGTGCAAGCCAAGGGTAGGTTCCAACCGATTGTCCAAATCAGCTTTCCCCTGGCCGGCGATAACGAATGCGGCATTGTCCGGCCGGTCAATAGCCATGGGCAAACATCCCGCCAATGCCGAAGCCTTGCGCGCTGACCGTCTCAAGCGCTTATCTCCGGACGTTCTTGCGCACTAGGCCCAGTCACTTCTCCATCTACAACACGGAGCCCAGCACCATGAATGACGTCATCATCATCGGCGGCAGCTTTGCCGGCCTCGCCGCCGCCCTGCAGCTCGGCCGTGCCCGCCGCAAGGTCACCGTTCTCGATACCGGCCGGCCGCGCAACCGCTTTGCCGGCCACTCGCATGGCCTGCTCGGCCACGATCACAAGCCGCCGCTGGACATCCTGGTCGAGGCGCGGCAGCAGCTCACGCGCTATCCAACGATCAGGCTGGTCAATGCTCGAGCCGAGAGCGTGTCTGGCGCCATCGACGATTTCTGCGTCGTCACTGACGATAACCAAAGCCTAGGGGCGCGCCGCCTGATCCTGAGCTATGGCGTCGCCGACCAGATGCCTGATATTCCAGGCTTTGCCGAAAGCTGGGGCACGTCCATCGTGCCCTGCCCCTATTGCGACGGCTTTGAAGTCGCCGGCCAGCATTGGGGCCTCGTCTGGTCCGGCCCACAATCGCACCAGTCTGCCAGGCTGTTCCGCGATTGGACTGACAAGTTGACTGTCTTCGCCGATGGTCATGACATTGCGGCCGATATCCAGGCCGATCTGGCGCGCCGCAATATACCTGTCGTCGATGGCCGGATCGTCGAGATCGCCCATCACAAGGGCCACATCACCACGGTCAATCTCGATACCCGCCGCAATGTCGCGGTCGACATCCTGTTCGCCCATCCGCGCAACCAACCGTCAGCAAGCCTGCATGAATCACTGGGCCTTGCCACGGTCGATACGCCCACTGGCATCGTTCTCAAAGTCGACGAGCGCCGCCAAACCAGCATCCCCGGCATCTACGCCGCTGGCGACCTCGCCACGCCCTTCTTGCCCTCGGTCACCCAGGCCTCATCGCAGGGCGCTATGGCCGGTATCTTCGCCCAGCAGTCGATGGTTACTTAAGAGCAAGGATTCCTTTCTCCCGTTGCGTCGTCGCCTTCGAAAAGGTTGGCGTAGATCGGCGCGGTGAAGGACGGATCGTCGGGTCAAGGAGATGGCATGGCAGAGCCAAGTGCCGCTCAGGTCGGTGACTGGAATGGTCAAAGCGAGGCGGAAGGGTTAAGTCACGAGGCGAGGGACAGGGACTCTCAGGTCCTGGCGCCATATGAAGTTGGACGAAGTAATTCCCTGTGCCAAA
The sequence above is a segment of the Cupriavidus sp. MP-37 genome. Coding sequences within it:
- a CDS encoding TetR/AcrR family transcriptional regulator, coding for MTENSQSRRGRPANEALRQTIVDTACELFVELGFQATTMDKVAQRAKISKLSIYRHFENKEALFSAAMTSRCEQFAPQALFEGVDGSAEDQLMAVGSSLLRTLLSPDVRSVEAMVLADKTNQKSLSKLHYEAGPAHVIAQIEAVLRRLHAKAILNVPDGRQSARLFAALFKGSDLLLIVRFDETRAADDNEIESYCRSAVAMFIAAHGGI
- a CDS encoding NAD(P)/FAD-dependent oxidoreductase yields the protein MNDVIIIGGSFAGLAAALQLGRARRKVTVLDTGRPRNRFAGHSHGLLGHDHKPPLDILVEARQQLTRYPTIRLVNARAESVSGAIDDFCVVTDDNQSLGARRLILSYGVADQMPDIPGFAESWGTSIVPCPYCDGFEVAGQHWGLVWSGPQSHQSARLFRDWTDKLTVFADGHDIAADIQADLARRNIPVVDGRIVEIAHHKGHITTVNLDTRRNVAVDILFAHPRNQPSASLHESLGLATVDTPTGIVLKVDERRQTSIPGIYAAGDLATPFLPSVTQASSQGAMAGIFAQQSMVT